A DNA window from Bradyrhizobium sp. CCBAU 53421 contains the following coding sequences:
- a CDS encoding triacylglycerol lipase: MDRSIDGTERRLRPPSLFLMLAEARGVLELNSSLLLSPLLMQAPKGDGHPVLALPGFLASDLSMAPMRRYLKELGYDAYAWNMGRNFGGISSRRAALRDLLKRVHEASGRKVSIIGWSLGGVYARDLASQMPELVRSIITLGSPFADDIRATNATRLYELLSGEAVDDIPEIRAAIAGDMPVPATSIYSRTDGIVNWRTSRVRPSATAENIEVHFASHLGLGVNPAALWAIADRLAQLEGEFRHFDRSGPFGIAYGPAEQALS; the protein is encoded by the coding sequence ATGGACAGGAGCATTGATGGGACCGAACGCCGGTTGCGCCCGCCCAGCCTGTTCCTGATGCTGGCGGAAGCACGCGGCGTGCTCGAGCTGAATTCGAGCCTGCTGCTGTCGCCGCTGCTGATGCAGGCGCCGAAGGGCGACGGTCATCCGGTGCTGGCGCTGCCCGGCTTCCTCGCCAGCGACCTTTCGATGGCGCCGATGCGGCGCTATCTGAAAGAGCTCGGCTATGACGCCTACGCCTGGAACATGGGCCGCAATTTCGGCGGGATCTCCAGCAGGCGGGCTGCGCTGCGCGACCTGCTGAAGCGGGTCCATGAGGCGTCGGGGCGCAAGGTCTCGATCATCGGCTGGAGCCTCGGCGGCGTCTATGCGCGCGACCTGGCGTCGCAGATGCCGGAGCTGGTGCGCTCGATCATCACGCTGGGCAGCCCGTTCGCCGACGACATCCGCGCCACCAACGCGACCCGGCTGTACGAGCTGTTGTCCGGCGAGGCGGTGGACGATATCCCCGAGATTCGCGCGGCGATCGCCGGCGACATGCCGGTGCCGGCAACCTCGATCTATTCCCGCACCGACGGCATCGTGAACTGGCGGACCTCGCGGGTACGGCCGTCGGCGACCGCCGAGAACATCGAGGTGCATTTCGCCAGCCATCTCGGCCTCGGCGTCAACCCCGCAGCGCTGTGGGCGATCGCGGACCGGCTGGCGCAGCTGGAAGGCGAGTTCCGGCATTTTGACCGCTCGGGCCCCTTTGGCATTGCCTATGGGCCGGCAGAACAGGCACTATCCTAA
- a CDS encoding ABC transporter ATP-binding protein, producing MTQPVLSVRNLEVEFVTRRATLRAINGVSFEIAKGEVLGVVGESGAGKSVTGLAVIGLIDPPGRISGGEIELSGTRIDHLPPEEIRRVRGKRIGMIFQDPLTSLNPLYRIGDQIIETIRTHTNLSESAARRRAIDLLAEVGIPAPEKRIDGYPHEFSGGMRQRVVIALAICAEPELIIADEPTTALDVSVQAQIIALIKRLGRDHGTAVMLVTHDMGVIAETCDRVAVMYSGRIAEIGPVQEVVRNPLHPYAKGLMGAIPTLAGEDKRLVQIPGAMPRLSAIPPGCPFNPRCAFVFDRCRVERPEPIRQGTQSVACHLYEPAKETAA from the coding sequence ATGACCCAGCCCGTTCTTTCCGTGCGTAACCTCGAGGTGGAATTCGTCACCCGCCGTGCGACGTTGCGCGCCATCAACGGCGTGTCGTTCGAGATCGCCAAGGGCGAGGTGCTCGGCGTGGTCGGCGAGTCCGGCGCCGGCAAGTCGGTCACCGGGCTTGCGGTGATCGGGCTGATCGATCCGCCCGGCCGCATTTCCGGCGGGGAGATCGAGCTGTCAGGCACGCGGATCGACCATCTTCCGCCGGAGGAAATCCGCAGAGTCAGGGGCAAGCGGATCGGCATGATCTTCCAGGATCCGCTGACCAGCCTCAATCCGCTCTACCGGATCGGCGACCAGATCATCGAGACCATTCGCACCCACACCAATCTGAGCGAAAGCGCCGCGCGCAGGCGCGCCATCGACCTGTTGGCCGAGGTCGGCATCCCCGCGCCGGAAAAGCGCATCGACGGCTACCCGCATGAATTCTCCGGCGGCATGCGCCAGCGCGTCGTCATCGCGCTTGCGATCTGCGCCGAGCCCGAGCTGATCATCGCCGACGAGCCGACCACCGCGCTCGACGTCTCGGTGCAGGCGCAGATCATCGCGCTGATCAAGCGGCTCGGCCGCGACCACGGCACCGCCGTGATGCTGGTGACCCACGACATGGGCGTGATCGCCGAGACCTGCGACCGCGTCGCGGTGATGTATTCCGGCCGCATCGCCGAGATCGGCCCGGTACAGGAGGTGGTGCGCAACCCGCTGCATCCCTACGCCAAGGGGTTGATGGGCGCGATCCCGACGCTCGCGGGCGAGGACAAGCGCCTGGTGCAAATCCCGGGCGCGATGCCGCGGCTGTCGGCGATCCCGCCGGGCTGCCCGTTCAATCCCCGCTGCGCGTTCGTGTTCGATCGCTGCCGCGTCGAACGCCCCGAGCCGATCCGCCAGGGTACCCAATCCGTCGCCTGCCATCTGTACGAGCCCGCGAAGGAGACCGCGGCATGA
- a CDS encoding alpha/beta fold hydrolase — MIDMPPLQFAETNGIRMGFYEAGPKTDTPPVVLCHGWPELAFSWRHQIKALGEAGIRVIAPDQRGYGATDRPEPVEAYDMEHLTGDLVGLLDHLKIDKAIFVGHDWGGFVVWQMPLRHHQRVAGVVGVNTPHWDRAPMDPIALFRQRFGDQMYIVQFQDPAREPDRIFGGRVEQTFDAFMRKPVARPPGAPEEQPIAGVGASARLNLAFPQMIANYDARHDPRTPILSAEEKKVFVDTFSKTGFTGGINWYRNFTRNWERSAGLDHHVRVPSLMIMAENDAVLPPSAADGMEKLVPDLEKHLVRDSGHWTQQEKPDEVSAKLIEWRKKRFG, encoded by the coding sequence ATGATCGATATGCCACCGCTGCAGTTCGCCGAGACGAACGGCATCCGCATGGGGTTTTACGAAGCAGGCCCCAAGACCGACACGCCGCCCGTGGTGCTGTGCCACGGCTGGCCTGAACTGGCGTTTTCCTGGCGCCATCAGATCAAGGCGCTGGGCGAGGCCGGCATCCGGGTGATTGCACCGGATCAGCGCGGCTATGGCGCGACCGACCGGCCGGAGCCGGTCGAAGCCTACGACATGGAGCACCTGACCGGCGATCTGGTCGGCCTGCTCGACCATCTCAAGATCGACAAGGCAATCTTCGTCGGCCACGACTGGGGCGGCTTTGTCGTCTGGCAGATGCCACTCAGGCATCATCAGCGGGTCGCCGGCGTCGTCGGCGTCAACACGCCGCATTGGGACCGTGCGCCGATGGACCCGATCGCGCTGTTCCGCCAGCGCTTCGGCGACCAGATGTACATCGTCCAGTTCCAGGATCCGGCGCGCGAGCCCGACCGGATCTTCGGCGGCCGGGTCGAGCAGACTTTCGATGCCTTCATGCGCAAGCCGGTGGCCCGCCCGCCGGGCGCACCTGAGGAGCAGCCGATCGCCGGCGTCGGCGCCTCGGCGCGGCTGAACCTGGCGTTCCCGCAGATGATCGCGAACTACGACGCCAGGCACGATCCGCGGACGCCGATCCTGTCGGCCGAGGAGAAGAAGGTGTTCGTCGACACCTTCAGCAAGACCGGCTTCACCGGCGGCATCAACTGGTATCGCAACTTCACCCGCAACTGGGAGCGCTCGGCCGGGCTCGACCATCATGTGCGGGTGCCGTCGCTGATGATCATGGCCGAGAACGACGCGGTGCTGCCGCCCTCGGCCGCCGACGGCATGGAGAAGCTGGTGCCGGACCTCGAAAAACACCTGGTCCGCGACAGCGGCCATTGGACGCAGCAGGAAAAGCCGGACGAGGTCAGCGCCAAGCTGATCGAGTGGCGTAAGAAACGGTTCGGATAG
- a CDS encoding ABC transporter ATP-binding protein has translation MSGTLIEVRNLRRVFDVSKPWLNRVLEGGHLEYLKAVDGVSFDIKRGETFALVGESGSGKTTVARMAVGLLPPSSGEVVIDGVSMTDPRQAQARRRLRRRIQMIFQDPYASLNPRYRVAAIVAEPIRAFDLIQGERDIKARVGELLSLVGLHPDDGQKFPHEFSGGQRQRIAIARALASEAEFIVCDEPTSALDVSVQAQILNLMRDLQDKFGLTYLFISHNLAVVRHMASRIGVMYLGRIVEIAEGRKLFENPRMPYTKMLLGAVPDLAMSGRQRIPVKGEIPNPIDPPQGCSFNPRCPLAFDLCREKTPELIDGVACHAVNSPAAAVPA, from the coding sequence ATGAGCGGGACGTTGATCGAGGTCAGGAATCTGCGCCGCGTCTTCGACGTCTCCAAGCCCTGGCTCAACCGCGTACTCGAGGGCGGCCATCTCGAGTACCTCAAAGCCGTCGACGGCGTCTCTTTCGACATCAAGCGCGGCGAGACCTTTGCGCTGGTCGGCGAATCCGGCTCCGGCAAGACCACGGTCGCGCGCATGGCCGTCGGCCTGTTGCCGCCGAGTTCGGGCGAAGTCGTCATCGACGGCGTCTCGATGACCGATCCGCGGCAAGCCCAGGCGCGCCGACGGCTGCGCCGGCGCATCCAGATGATTTTTCAGGACCCTTATGCGAGCCTCAATCCACGCTACCGGGTCGCCGCCATCGTCGCCGAGCCGATCCGCGCGTTCGACCTGATCCAGGGCGAACGCGACATCAAGGCCCGGGTCGGCGAATTGCTCTCGCTGGTCGGCCTGCATCCCGACGACGGCCAGAAATTCCCACACGAATTTTCCGGCGGCCAGCGTCAGCGCATCGCGATCGCCCGCGCACTGGCGTCCGAAGCCGAGTTCATCGTTTGCGACGAGCCGACCTCGGCGCTCGACGTCTCGGTGCAGGCGCAGATCCTCAACCTGATGCGCGACCTGCAGGACAAGTTCGGCCTGACCTATCTCTTCATCAGCCACAATCTCGCTGTCGTCCGCCATATGGCGAGCCGGATCGGCGTGATGTATCTCGGCCGCATCGTCGAGATCGCCGAGGGCCGGAAACTGTTCGAGAACCCGCGGATGCCCTACACCAAGATGCTGCTCGGTGCGGTTCCGGACCTTGCGATGTCCGGCCGCCAGCGCATCCCGGTCAAGGGCGAGATACCCAACCCGATCGATCCGCCGCAGGGCTGCTCGTTCAACCCGCGCTGTCCCCTCGCCTTCGATCTCTGCCGCGAGAAGACGCCGGAACTGATCGACGGCGTCGCCTGCCACGCCGTCAACAGCCCTGCCGCCGCCGTTCCGGCATGA
- a CDS encoding DUF6489 family protein, which translates to MKVNVEIDCTPLEARQFFGLPDVAPMQNAVMDRLQQQMLSNIEKISPESLMQSWFTFDPKLAERFQDMFVAMAGFGGSSKKK; encoded by the coding sequence ATGAAGGTCAACGTCGAGATAGATTGCACGCCCCTTGAAGCGCGACAGTTCTTCGGCCTGCCTGACGTGGCGCCGATGCAGAACGCGGTGATGGACAGGCTGCAGCAGCAGATGCTGTCGAACATCGAGAAGATATCGCCGGAATCGCTGATGCAGAGTTGGTTCACTTTCGATCCCAAGCTCGCCGAGCGCTTCCAGGACATGTTCGTGGCGATGGCCGGCTTCGGCGGCTCGAGCAAGAAGAAGTAG
- a CDS encoding ABC transporter permease, giving the protein MLAFTLRRFLQAIGVMLAVGIIAFAMFRFAGDPVNQIVSIDTSAAQRAEIRQSLGLDDPVLVQFGRYFINALQFKFGVSYQFRLPVSSLLAERLPATLELAICATLFAMVAGILMGVYSALRRDTVLAKLFQAVSLIGISLPTFLIGILLIYLFAVTLGWLPSFGRGEVVKLGWWTTGLLTVSGLKALIMPAITLGLFQMTLIMRLVRAEMLEVLRTDYIRFARARGLTTRAIHFGHALKNTLVPVITVAGLQFGSVIAFSIITETVFQWPGMGLLFVQAVQNVDIPIMAAYLLMVSLIFVTINLVVDILYTVVDPRLRSTVGRAA; this is encoded by the coding sequence ATGCTCGCTTTCACTCTTCGGCGTTTCCTGCAGGCGATCGGCGTAATGCTCGCCGTGGGCATCATCGCGTTCGCGATGTTCCGCTTCGCCGGCGACCCGGTCAACCAGATCGTCTCGATCGACACCTCGGCCGCGCAGCGCGCTGAAATCCGGCAATCGCTCGGCCTCGACGATCCCGTGCTGGTGCAGTTCGGCCGCTACTTCATCAATGCGCTGCAGTTCAAGTTCGGCGTATCCTATCAGTTCCGCCTGCCGGTCTCCTCGCTGCTGGCGGAACGGCTGCCGGCGACGCTGGAGCTTGCGATCTGCGCGACGCTGTTCGCGATGGTGGCCGGCATCCTGATGGGGGTCTATTCGGCGCTGCGCCGCGACACCGTGCTCGCCAAATTATTCCAGGCGGTATCGCTGATCGGCATTTCGCTGCCGACCTTCCTGATCGGCATCCTGCTGATCTATCTGTTCGCGGTAACGCTGGGCTGGCTGCCCTCGTTCGGCCGCGGCGAGGTGGTGAAGCTCGGCTGGTGGACCACCGGGCTCCTCACCGTCTCCGGCCTGAAGGCGCTGATCATGCCGGCGATCACGCTCGGACTGTTCCAGATGACCCTGATCATGCGCCTCGTGCGCGCCGAGATGCTGGAAGTGTTGCGGACCGACTATATCCGCTTCGCCCGCGCCCGCGGGCTGACCACCCGCGCGATCCATTTCGGCCATGCGCTGAAGAACACGCTGGTTCCGGTGATCACGGTGGCCGGGCTGCAGTTTGGCTCGGTTATTGCTTTCTCGATCATCACCGAAACCGTGTTCCAATGGCCGGGCATGGGACTTCTGTTCGTGCAGGCCGTGCAAAACGTCGATATCCCGATCATGGCCGCGTATCTGTTGATGGTCTCGCTGATCTTCGTCACCATCAATCTCGTGGTCGACATCCTCTACACCGTGGTCGATCCGCGCTTGCGCTCGACCGTCGGCCGCGCAGCGTGA
- a CDS encoding wax ester/triacylglycerol synthase family O-acyltransferase: MSDAKKLSSLDASFLYLETPEMPMHVGSMAIFRLPDGYKGDFFEEFKAMIASRLHIAPILKARLQKAPLDIDHPSWIEDDQFDIDRHIFRASLPAPHDRATLERIVGWMHAKLLNRARPLWEFYVFEGMKDNEIGLYSKMHHACIDGGAGAALTSMIYDLTPVPRQIDPPGAKKVAPEPRDIAANLIDAYQQLWTQPFEAAVAAQKSLELPRSGKSDLGSILFDNAMFQIESAVKFAGSMPTVLKSLSDVVAKVADPRSRESLQAMSSPPTILNKAISSERSFAGTSISLSRAKALAKASGGKLNDVVLALASGVVRRYLISQGALPNKSLTAGVPISLREEGNAESNNQVFGMICSIATDIEDPKKRLETIIAQSTKSKEMSHPLRALVPQVSNISLLGAPILVQIMALLYSRSDLSNVLPPATNITVSNVPGPRQTLYAAGAELLHIFPVSISTHGIALNITVQSYRDQLDFGFIVGANIIPHVQVMCDMLPLEFDALEAAFAPPPADIKGAAE; this comes from the coding sequence ATGAGCGACGCCAAGAAGCTGTCCTCGCTGGACGCATCGTTTTTGTATCTGGAAACGCCGGAAATGCCGATGCATGTCGGCAGCATGGCGATCTTCCGGCTGCCCGACGGCTACAAGGGCGACTTCTTCGAGGAGTTCAAGGCGATGATCGCCTCGCGGCTGCACATCGCGCCGATCCTCAAGGCGCGCCTGCAGAAGGCGCCGCTCGACATCGATCACCCGTCCTGGATCGAGGACGACCAGTTCGACATCGACCGCCACATCTTCCGCGCCAGCCTGCCCGCGCCGCACGATCGCGCGACGCTGGAGCGCATTGTCGGCTGGATGCACGCCAAGCTGTTGAACCGCGCCCGCCCGCTCTGGGAATTCTACGTGTTCGAGGGCATGAAGGACAACGAGATCGGGCTCTATTCCAAGATGCACCACGCCTGCATCGACGGCGGCGCCGGCGCGGCGCTGACCAGCATGATCTACGACCTGACGCCGGTGCCGCGGCAGATCGATCCGCCGGGCGCCAAGAAGGTGGCGCCGGAGCCGCGCGACATCGCGGCCAATCTGATCGATGCCTATCAGCAGCTCTGGACCCAGCCGTTCGAGGCGGCCGTCGCCGCGCAGAAGAGCCTGGAGCTGCCGCGCTCCGGCAAGAGCGACCTCGGCTCGATCCTGTTCGACAACGCCATGTTCCAGATCGAGAGCGCGGTGAAATTTGCCGGATCGATGCCGACCGTGCTCAAGAGCCTCTCCGACGTGGTCGCCAAGGTCGCCGATCCGAGGTCGCGCGAGAGCCTGCAGGCGATGTCCTCGCCGCCGACCATCCTCAACAAGGCGATCTCGTCGGAGCGCAGCTTTGCCGGCACCTCGATCTCGCTGTCGCGCGCCAAGGCGCTGGCGAAGGCATCGGGCGGCAAGCTCAACGACGTCGTGCTGGCGCTCGCCTCCGGCGTGGTGCGGCGCTATCTGATCAGCCAGGGTGCGCTGCCGAACAAGTCGCTGACGGCCGGTGTGCCGATCTCGCTGCGCGAGGAGGGCAACGCCGAATCCAACAACCAGGTGTTCGGCATGATCTGCTCGATCGCGACCGACATCGAGGATCCGAAGAAGCGGCTTGAAACCATCATCGCGCAATCGACCAAGTCCAAGGAGATGTCGCATCCGCTGCGCGCCCTGGTGCCGCAGGTGTCCAACATCTCGCTCTTGGGCGCACCGATCCTGGTGCAGATCATGGCGCTGCTCTACAGCCGCTCCGACCTGTCCAACGTGCTGCCGCCGGCGACCAACATCACGGTGTCGAACGTGCCGGGACCGCGGCAGACGCTGTATGCGGCGGGCGCGGAGCTGTTGCACATCTTCCCGGTCTCGATCTCGACCCACGGCATCGCGCTCAACATCACCGTGCAGAGCTACCGCGACCAGCTCGATTTCGGTTTCATCGTCGGTGCCAACATCATTCCGCACGTGCAGGTGATGTGCGACATGCTGCCGCTCGAATTCGATGCACTCGAGGCGGCGTTCGCGCCTCCGCCAGCCGACATCAAGGGCGCGGCCGAATAG
- a CDS encoding ABC transporter substrate-binding protein — MSVRWSLFAATAVALVALALPASAQTLKYANQGELKSLDPYTLKETTTIAHHAHVYEGLTARDKDLKIIPALAESWETLSPTKWRFHLRKGVKFHNGDPFTADDVLFSADRVRAKGSNFLSNVPADAKFTKVDDYTVDVTLDSPNPILTSQWDSWYIMDKKWCEENNSVAPTPASATTPSYAALHENGTGPFTIESHQPGVKTVFKAFPGYWRKPEHNLKEIIFTPIGSDATRVAALLSGEVDVIEPVPLQDIQRVNSSGVATVMTAPEIRTIFIGMDMARDELLYSNVKGKNPFKDIKVREAFYKTIDVDLIKTRVMRGMSTPSTLMIAPELYPLSKEFTRPKLDPDGAKKLLAEAGYPNGFEVTMDCPNDRYVNDAAICQAVVGMLARIGVKVNLLAQPKAQYFGKVLKPGGYQTSFFMLGWTPATSDSHNVLHDILGCRDDPKDSTRGEANLGGYCNKEVDALTDKVLVESDTAKRDQLIKQAYDIVIKDYGYIPLHQQPLVWGVSKKVKLTQRADNQVLLYWATKQGE, encoded by the coding sequence ATGTCGGTACGTTGGAGTTTGTTTGCGGCGACTGCCGTCGCGCTGGTCGCCCTTGCCTTGCCGGCATCGGCCCAGACGCTGAAATATGCCAATCAGGGTGAGCTGAAGTCGCTCGATCCGTACACCCTGAAGGAAACCACGACGATCGCGCACCACGCCCACGTCTACGAAGGCCTCACCGCGCGCGACAAGGACCTCAAGATCATTCCGGCACTGGCGGAAAGCTGGGAAACGCTGAGCCCGACCAAATGGCGCTTCCACCTGCGCAAGGGCGTGAAATTCCACAATGGCGATCCCTTCACCGCCGATGACGTGCTGTTCTCCGCCGACCGCGTCCGCGCCAAGGGCTCCAATTTCCTCAGCAACGTCCCGGCCGACGCCAAGTTCACCAAGGTCGACGACTACACCGTCGACGTGACGCTGGATTCGCCCAATCCCATCCTGACCTCGCAATGGGATAGCTGGTACATCATGGACAAGAAGTGGTGCGAGGAGAACAACTCCGTCGCACCGACGCCGGCCTCCGCAACCACGCCGAGCTACGCGGCGCTGCACGAGAACGGCACCGGTCCGTTCACGATCGAGAGCCATCAGCCCGGCGTGAAGACCGTGTTCAAGGCGTTTCCGGGCTATTGGCGCAAGCCCGAGCATAATCTCAAGGAGATCATCTTCACCCCGATCGGCTCCGACGCCACCCGCGTCGCCGCGTTGCTCTCGGGTGAGGTCGACGTCATCGAACCGGTTCCGCTGCAGGACATCCAGCGCGTCAATTCCAGCGGCGTCGCCACCGTGATGACCGCACCCGAGATCCGCACCATCTTCATCGGCATGGATATGGCGCGCGACGAGCTGCTGTATTCCAACGTCAAGGGCAAGAATCCGTTCAAGGACATCAAGGTCCGCGAAGCCTTCTACAAGACGATCGACGTCGACCTGATCAAGACCCGCGTGATGCGCGGCATGTCGACGCCCTCGACGCTGATGATCGCCCCCGAGCTCTATCCGCTGTCCAAGGAGTTCACCCGGCCGAAACTCGATCCGGATGGTGCCAAGAAGCTCTTGGCCGAGGCCGGTTATCCGAACGGCTTCGAAGTCACGATGGATTGCCCGAACGACCGCTACGTCAACGACGCCGCGATCTGCCAGGCGGTGGTCGGCATGCTGGCGCGCATCGGTGTCAAGGTGAACCTCCTGGCGCAGCCGAAAGCGCAGTATTTCGGCAAGGTGCTGAAGCCCGGCGGCTACCAGACCTCGTTCTTCATGTTGGGCTGGACGCCCGCGACTTCAGACTCGCACAACGTGCTGCACGATATCCTCGGCTGCCGCGACGATCCGAAGGATTCGACCCGGGGCGAGGCCAATCTCGGCGGCTATTGCAACAAGGAGGTCGACGCGCTCACCGACAAGGTGCTGGTCGAGAGCGACACCGCCAAGCGCGACCAGTTGATCAAGCAGGCGTACGACATCGTCATCAAGGATTACGGCTACATTCCGCTGCATCAGCAGCCGCTGGTGTGGGGCGTGTCGAAAAAGGTCAAGCTGACCCAGCGCGCGGACAACCAGGTGCTCCTGTATTGGGCGACCAAGCAGGGTGAATAG
- a CDS encoding ABC transporter permease encodes MSDAVVPHRSEGHQAPAGWFRRALDSDIFYSFRRSRLTMVAAVITLLFFLLAIFASWLAVQNPFDPAQLQLINSRIAPLWTADGQSPFLLGTDEQGRDVLSAILYGLRISLAVGIAGVVFAGALGIALGLVAGYFGGVVDSVIMRIADVQLTFPAILIALLVNGVAKSLLGNRLDEMSTLGVLVIAIGLSFWVQYARTVRGSVMVEKNKDYVAAAQLIGLPAPKIMLRHVLPNTMGPILVIATINLALAIITEATLSFLGAGMPDTMPSLGTLIRIGNNYLFAGEWWIVAFPGIALAGLILSINLLGDWLRDALNPKLR; translated from the coding sequence ATGTCCGACGCCGTCGTCCCCCATCGCTCCGAAGGCCACCAGGCACCCGCCGGCTGGTTCAGGCGCGCGCTCGACAGCGACATCTTCTATTCGTTTCGCCGCTCCAGGCTGACGATGGTCGCCGCCGTGATCACGCTGCTGTTCTTCCTGCTGGCGATCTTCGCGTCCTGGCTTGCGGTGCAGAACCCGTTCGATCCGGCGCAGCTGCAGCTGATCAACTCGCGGATCGCGCCGCTGTGGACCGCCGACGGCCAGAGCCCGTTCCTGCTCGGCACCGACGAGCAGGGCCGCGACGTGCTCTCGGCGATCCTCTACGGCCTGCGCATCTCGCTTGCGGTCGGCATTGCCGGCGTGGTGTTCGCCGGTGCGCTCGGCATCGCGCTTGGGCTGGTCGCCGGGTACTTCGGCGGCGTGGTCGACAGCGTGATCATGCGGATCGCCGACGTCCAGCTCACCTTCCCGGCGATCCTGATCGCGCTGCTGGTCAACGGTGTCGCCAAATCGCTGCTCGGCAACCGGCTCGACGAGATGAGCACGCTCGGCGTGCTCGTCATCGCGATCGGCCTCAGTTTCTGGGTGCAATATGCCCGCACCGTGCGCGGCTCGGTGATGGTCGAGAAGAACAAGGACTACGTGGCGGCGGCCCAGCTGATCGGCCTGCCGGCGCCGAAGATCATGCTGCGGCACGTGCTGCCGAACACGATGGGCCCGATCCTCGTCATCGCCACCATCAATCTCGCGCTCGCGATCATCACCGAGGCGACGCTGTCGTTCCTCGGCGCCGGCATGCCCGACACCATGCCCTCGCTCGGCACCCTGATCCGGATCGGCAACAACTATCTGTTCGCCGGCGAGTGGTGGATCGTCGCCTTCCCGGGCATTGCCCTGGCCGGCCTGATCCTCTCCATCAACCTGCTCGGCGACTGGCTGCGCGACGCATTGAACCCGAAGCTCCGATGA